In Rattus norvegicus strain BN/NHsdMcwi chromosome 3, GRCr8, whole genome shotgun sequence, a genomic segment contains:
- the Sptbn5 gene encoding spectrin beta chain, non-erythrocytic 5 isoform X5, which translates to MRTWTSAAKTRGNVQLPFTLKELQAHRLVVPSTLHHSVCDKESRAQNSALLSSSLAMDSEYEIGHVRKLQAQHTHMQEKTFINWINNIFRLGRVGIRIQNLYTELADGAHLLRLLELISGEALPAPSPGRLRVHFLENNSHALAFLRAKVPVPFIGPENIVDGDQSLILGLLWVIILRFQISHISLDREEFGASAALLSAKEALLVWCQRQTASYSNVDITDFSRSWSDGLAFNALLHAHRPDLLDYGSLSLDRPLYNLSFAFRVAEQQLGIAQLLDAEDVAARHPDERSIMTYVSQYYHYFSRLQQGQTARRRLAKVLLQLQETEVLQAQYEQLAADLLCWIEEKQMQLEAQDFPDSLPAMRQLLSAFASFRAQEKPPRLQQQGASETLLFQLQTTLRAQNRRPFLPREGLGPAELAQCWAELERVEASRSQAMQQKLLQLERLDTLARRFQCKASHRESFLNDAEQMLEQARASLTDPATVEAATQRLNMLEAGLLPQEGRFQALGEMADILQQEEYHSWADVACRQKEITGRWRRLLQCLQEERKCLAGTQAVLSLLQEVEAATDQLGELQGLAGSTACEPQLAEVVLLLQSHDLLEAQVSAHRTHVNRLVHQTAQLDSSQGTSVQTLQTKALALDELHHSLVSLVRTRRTLLEQTLQRAQFLHSCEEEEAWLQEHRQLVEKAAPGRDLTQIANALQKHKALETELHRHQAVCIDLMQRGRNLSVKEPLTQPDPLERAEAVQGIWQLLWTGAARRRTRLQTALLVGQYFSDLAEAASWLLQRQKQLESASYGKDQSDSEALLQQHLRLEQGLCAFAVDLRELEDQARAAAALVSQMVHTGTREGPRHVPPTPNVLSALGLPGEDPRTAPQAEYDFHFDSNAILQAQADLRQNYENLRALAKLHRARLEETVTLFSFYSSCRELQSWLEAQTALFQTLQPQGDNLEVTQLKYENVLMTLATGKGHWEEAISTAEQLKQRCPGHISKIQQQQEELKHRWQQLEALKEEKLLQLTRAMEVCSLLQESEPTRAQLLSVISRLEALGTRSSGDSHRTLQQTQQKVLVLEKKISYCQKATIELMESGPAEGRLLWEQVLMLQSLLKQAQGQVAQQVQVQTKDRVQRGILQESQKLLLWAEGIQAQLCSKEQLEDVASAQQLLRKHGALREETCLWKERLQQLEAQGQLVAVSGSPQFQEVASALRLLGQHSQQLKALWEQRQQKLWAGLELQRFGQEVDSFTATCASHEASLQLDNLGEDIREAQSLLQQHQGLGWLHSSLGSRAETLWARGEKLLLNHPTAVHRIRELLHSAQAQWARVQERSDQRRGQLLASLQLQEWKQAAEGLMLWMEEKWPRVADEGPQTGSNILQWHKITKSELLASHKYMEDLQQDVRGMMEHLEGALQSTETGQDLCSSRRLQTQHRQLEGKSQALASKMAALISQTHNVFTSWTILEESQKCQQRFKSLQSKLATRQQQLQASVELHKFNLLSNLELTWVAEHMPSTSPIYPAQCWHDAQSLQRKHKVLQAEVKGHVGHMHRVLSTGQSLAASGHPQAQHILEQCQKLEGHWAELEQACEGRAHCLQQAVIFQRYLLNVSEMETWVEEKLPLVSSRDYGSNEEATFGLIRKHQMLRQEIALCWGSMEDLEQRFQTLAGFEASERLVVVREKLQALQKLADDRGQELEGTLRLHEFMREAEDLQSWLDSRKQVVRGEHGFGEDHEHVLQLCTEFTKFQHQVETGAQRVETCRQLAESLLELGHSAAHKSHQRQQDLQAAWCELWQLTQAQGLLLSDAETTLRVHRDLLEILSQIQEKATNLPNDVAQDLHGVEKQLQRHEGLERELAGMEQQLQELLKAGGNVQKLCPQALATVQQKQQAVTQAWEALQLRMEQRKAQLEQAYLLVRFHTAVRDYTSWVASVHLELQMEDDSWEPSSILLRLRAHQWLWAELKAREELQEQGTKMGQQALLVARTPTKVQDGLQTLQEKRDQVFQAWALKQERLQATLQEQRLLRQGDHLVKLLTAQEAFLKASGLGSSVEEVEQLIRKLVIFQKVLALQDKKESALCEQLKMIPSPKGQNLVYHVQERRAQVKELAESRGQALRTSLMIGNFTRTATQVEDWIQERLQQLRACSPLGNLKDYLKHLRKHQAFRAEVQAHEQIVTSVAKQGEGLLSQSHPQAREVSQRLEALWDLWEKLRQAVTLQGQALEDRCNFLEFLQSADLAETWIQEKERMVDGCDVGLNLEHCLQLCRQVCKLQVTVDDTRIRRIKNLSLQLKNQGPEESEAICQRQNQLNNRWKTFHGNLLLYKQRLEAALERHRLSSELDNIIEQIREKESLAQALEGTEGLERISWRQKMLQQEMDLIQTQVESLGGRVSRLCEENPEATGGLRHKQQEMMDSWWKVWHKARKWRELLDVGHEVQKLQTMLQDLQDWAQGLQAEMARQATPCSPVRILYMLEEHQAHKVELDVRTDSLNLVRSMGQRLLASGYPLASGIRQPLAAVEQELSGLQASWQGRQQQLQQALEQQLCLSSVEKVEHWLDSEEASLTYEEVADPLVTVEILLSKHKRREQGLKVQAEKISALEATAHSLHQGGHSEAHSVLDRCQALLLRMDALTEQARARGRQLEELQKLRKFLQDSSEVATWLREKNLVALEEGQQDPTTMQAQLQQQQNLQAELDASVHQRQELQMEGQELLQGGHPASETIRGQLEELGGLWAELQTNCQRKMARLQGASKVLHLQRMLRELKNWLEPMEAELRAPVRSQDLPRVGELLGAQEELEAAVDRQARQVQELQGQAQACFQEGHRLAKDVEEQAGQLLQRFQGLWEPLQERRASLEAQRLLLQFFRDVDEEMAWVQEKLPSATAQDYGQSLGTVRHLQEKHQNLENEISNHKALSQVVTGTGHKLVQAGHFAAEEVAARVQQLEVALNHLETEAARRGRMLQQALEAQQTLVELLEAGSWLAERGHILDSEDLGQDTEATQALLRRLETTTRDLEGFSSRIEQLQQTVALLESGQGPGSPRVLAQLQAVREAHAQLLQRAEGRGQALREQLHLYQLEQEALLLDAWLTTKLTVAESQDYGQDLEGIKVLEDMFDAFNREVQSLGQAKMQTLRELMASLERGAPRFYPQIQAQKCRVQATWERLNKAIKARTENLAAARDLRSFEQAASELQGWMQETTTLLEGEFQVHDLSPAQPLLQQQQQQRRLQREVRVIENEVSRVQTEAQRLGQHHPLAQGSLGEWLTKVQGAWANLEAKVQEWSQKLLQATQGHTFLGSCRELLVWAQEKQELLSSEKQAEDVVGAKQLLEQHEELEQEIQECCLQAQNARQEGQRLLDKGHFMSLEVAECMQELERHVQELQVAWALRGQRLEQNWSLQQLRQRLELAEAWLTSCECLLLDPSCGHSVLDVERLLYRQDGLEKLLAAHEEKFTQLQMMTEEAKGAHVMEASVELNQQPPTEGRQAVLFLEESESWPGAFSLSSPQPGTSFWTSSHGILARGASSLFSDMRKVEVPSGIGELPYASPLVPEETECERLEDRKQTFFPRSKP; encoded by the exons ATGAGGACCTGGACATCAGCTGCCAAG ACTCGGGGAAATGTCCAGTTGCCATTCACCCTCAAAGAACTACAGGCTCATAGGCTAGTTGTCCCTTCAACCCTCCACCACAGCGTCTGTGACAAGGAGAGCCGGGCCCAAAACTCAGCTCTGCTGAGTTCAAGTTTGGCCATGGACTCTGAGTATGAGATAGGCCATGTCCGCAAGCTCCAGGCtcagcatacacacatgcaggagaAGACCTTCATCAACTGGATAAATAACATCTTCCGACTAGGACGG GTAGGCATCAGGATCCAGAACCTGTACACAGAGCTTGCTGACGGTGCCCACCTACTGCGGCTGTTAGAGCTTATCTCTGGGGAGGCCCTGCCAGCGCCCAGTCCAGGCCGCCTGCGTGTGCACTTCCTGGAGAACAACAGCCATGCCCTGGCCTTCCTCAGGGCCAAG GTACCCGTTCCCTTCATTGGGCCAGAGAACATTGTGGATGGAGACCAGTCACTCATCCTGGGACTCCTCTGGGTCATCATTCTGCGTTTCCAGATTTCCCACATCTCCTTGGACAGG GAGGAGTTCGGGGCCAGTGCAGCTTTGCTCTCTGCCAAGGAAGCCCTGCTGGTGTGGTGCCAGCGGCAGACAGCCAGCTACAGCAATGTGGACATCACCGACTTCTCCCGAAGCTGGAGCGACGGCCTTGCCTTTAATGCCCTGCTCCATGCTCACAG GCCGGACCTGCTGGATTATGGTTCTCTGAGTCTGGACCGCCCGCTATATAACCTGTCCTTTGCCTTCCGCGTGGCTGAGCAGCAGCTGGGCATTGCCCAGCTGCTGGACGCAGAGGACGTGGCAGCCCGGCATCCAGATGAACGCTCCATCATGACCTATGTGTCTCAGTACTACCACTATTTCTCCCGCCTGCAGCAGGGGCAGACGGCCCGGAGGAGGCTGGCTAAG GTCCTGCTGCAGCTGCAGGAGACGGAGGTGCTGCAGGCTCAGTACGAGCAGCTGGCGGCTGACCTGCTCTGCTGGATTGAAGAGAAGCAGATGCAGCTGGAGGCCCAGGACTTCCCAGACTCGCTGCCTGCCATGCGCCAGCTACTGTCAGCCTTTGCTTCCTTCCGTGCCCAGGAAAAGCCGCCTCGGCTGCAGCAGCAAGGGGCTTCAGAGACCCTGCTCTTCCAGCTGCAGACAACGCTCCGAGCCCAAAACCGAAGGCCATTCCTACCTCGAGAGGGCCTGGGCCCTGCAGAGCTGGCGCAGTGCTGGGCAGAGCTAGAGAGAGTAGAGGCCTCCAGAAGCCAGGCCATGCAGCAAAAGCTGCTACAGCTGGAGCGACTGGACACTCTGGCCCGCCGCTTTCAGTGCAAGGCATCCCACCGGGAAAGCTTTTTAAACGATGCAGAGCAGATGCTAGAACAGGCCAGAGCTTCCCTCACCGACCCGGCCACAGTGGAGGCAGCCACTCAGAGGCTGAACATGCTGGAGGCTGGCCTCCTGCCCCAAGAAGGGCGCTTCCAGGCCTTGGGAGAGATGGCAGACATCCTCCAACAGGAAGAGTATCACAGCTGGGCAGATGTGGCCTGCAG GCAGAAGGAAATTACTGGGCGCTGGCGGAGACTCCTGCAGTGTCTACAGGAGGAGAGGAAGTGCCTGGCGGGCACGCAAGCTGTGCTGAGTCTGCTGCAGGAGGTGGAGGCTGCCACTGACCAGCTTGGGGAGCTGCAG GGGTTGGCGGGCTCCACGGCCTGTGAGCCACAGCTGGCAGAAGTAGTGTTGCTGCTGCAGAGCCATGACCTGCTGGAGGCCCAGGTGTCAGCCCACAGGACCCATGTGAATCGTCTTGTCCACCAGACGGCACAGCTGGACTCCTCCCAGGGCACCAGTGTGCAGACATTGCAGACTAAAGCCCTAGCACTAGATGAGCTCCACCACAGCCTGGTGTCTCTTGTCAGAACCCG ACGAACCCTGCTGGAGCAGACCCTCCAGCGGGCACAGTTCCTGCACAGCTGTGAAGAGGAGGAGGCCTGGTTGCAAGAGCACAGACAGCTAGTGGAGAAGGCAGCCCCGGGCCGGGACCTCACTCAGATCGCTAATGCTCTGCAGAAACACAAG GCTCTGGAAACAGAACTGCATCGCCACCAGGCTGTGTGTATAGATCTCATGCAGAGGGGACGCAACCTCAGTGTCAAAGAGCCCCTGACACAGCCAGATCCTCTGGAAAGGGCAGAAGCAGTGCAGGGAATATGGCAACTGCTCTGGACTGGAGCCGCAAGGCGGCGCACCCGGCTGCAAACAGCACTGCTAGTTGGGCAG TACTTTTCTGACTTGGCCGAGGCGGCTTCCTGGCTTCTCCAGCGGCAGAAACAATTGGAAAGCGCGTCCTACGGGAAGGACCAGTCAGACTCCGAGGCCCTGCTGCAGCAACACCTGCGTCTGGAGCAAGGCTTGTGTGCCTTCGCGGTGGATCTGCGCGAACTGGAGGATCAGGCGCGGGCTGCTGCAGCCCTGGTGTCGCAAATGGTGCACACGGGGACACGGGAAGGACCCAGACACGTGCCTCCTACACCAAAT GTGCTATCTGCCCTGGGCCTTCCAGGAGAAGACCCCAGGACAGCTCCCCAGGCCGAGTATGACTTCCACTTCGACTCCAACGCCATTCTCCAGGCACAGGCTGACTTGAGGCAGAACTATGAGAACCTTAGGGCCCTGGCCAAG CTTCACAGGGCCCGACTTGAGGAGACGGTCACCCTGTTTAGCTTCTATAGCTCCTGTAGGGAGCTCCAGTCCTGGCTGGAGGCTCAGACAGCCCTGTTCCAAACATTGCAACCTCAGGGTGACAACTTAGAGGTCACACAGCTCAAATATGAG AATGTTCTCATGACCTTGGCCACTGGAAAAGGCCACTGGGAGGAGGCCATCAGCACTGCTGAACAGCTGAAGCAGAGATGTCCAGGACACATCTCGAAAATCCAACaacaacaggaggaactgaagCACAG GTGGCAACAGCTGGAGGCCCTGAAGGAGGAGAAACTCCTGCAGCTGACACGTGCCATGGAGGTGTGCAGTCTTTTACAGGAGTCTGAACCCACACGAGCCCAACTGCTAAGTGTGATAAGCAGGCTGGAGGCTCTGGGGACGAGAAGCTCTGGGGACAGCCACCGTACCCTGCAGCAGACCCAGCAGAAGGTCCTGGTACTGGAGAAGAAGATCTCCTACTGCCAAAAAGCAACCATAGA GTTGATGGAGTCAGGCCCCGCAGAGGGCCGGCTGCTTTGGGAGCAGGTCCTGATGCTTCAGTCACTGCTGAAACAAGCACAAGGGCAGGTGGCCCAGCAGGTCCAGGTCCAGACTAAGGATCGGGTTCAGCGAGGCATCCTCCAAGAGAGCCAGAAGCTGCTGCTGTGGGCAGAGGGCATCCAGGCTCAACTGTGCAGCAAAGAGCAACTGGAGGACGTGGCCTCAGCCCAGCAGCTGCTGAGGAAGCATGGAGCCCTACGGGAGGAGACCTGCCTATGGAAAGAGAG gttgcagcagctggaggctcagggTCAGCTGGTGGCAGTCTCAGGCTCTCCACAGTTCCAAGAGGTGGCCAGTGCGCTAAGGCTCCTGGGCCAGCACAGCCAGCAGCTGAAGGCTCTATGGGAGCAGAGACAGCAGAAGCTTTGGGCGGGGCTGGAGCTGCAGAGGTTTGGCCAAGAAGTGGATAGTTTCACTGCTACCTGTGCCAGCCATGAGGCCTCTCTGCAGCTGGACAATCTTGGG GAGGACATAAGGGAGGCCCAGAGCCTGCTGCAGCAGCACCAGGGTTTGGGGTGGCTCCACAGCTCCCTGGGATCACGGGCAGAGACCCTGTGGGCACGTGGTGAGAAGCTGCTTCTGAACCATCCCACTGCTGTGCACAG gatcagagagctgctgcacAGTGCCCAGGCACAGTGGGCCAGGGTCCAAGAGAGGAGTGACCAGAGAAGGGGACAGCTGCTGGCTTCCCTCCAATTGCAG GAATGGAAGCAGGCTGCAGAAGGCCTAATGCTGTGGATGGAGGAGAAGTGGCCCAGGGTGGCTGATGAAGGCCCCCAAACAGGCAGCAACATTCTGCAGTGGCACAAAATAACCAAGAGCGAACTATTGGCCTCCCATAAGTACATGGAGGACCTACAGCAG GATGTCAGGGGGATGATGGAGCATCTGGAGGGAGCCCTACAGAGTACAGAAACCGGGCAGGACCTGTGCTCCAGCCGGAGGCTGCAGACACAGCATCGCCAACTAGAGGGCAAGAGCCAGGCGCTGGCCAGCAAGATGGCCGCCCTCATCTCTCAGACCCACAATGTGTTCACTTCTTGGACCATCCTGGAGGAGAGCCAGAAGTGTCAGCAGAG GTTCAAGTCCCTGCAGAGCAAGCTGGCCACCcggcagcagcagctgcaggccTCAGTTGAGCTGCATAAATTTAACCTCCTTAGCAATCTGGAGCTCACATGGGTGGCTGAGCATATGCCCAGTACCAGTCCGATCTACCCTGCCCAGTGCTGGCATGACGCTCAGAGCCTTCAACGGAAGCACAAG GTGCTACAGGCTGAGGTGAAAGGTCACGTAGGGCACATGCACAGGGTGCTAAGTACCGGCCAGAGTCTCGCAGCCTCTGGGCACCCTCAGGCTCAGCATATCCTGGAGCAGTGCCAGAAGCTAGAAGGCCACTGGGCAGAACTGGAGCAGGCATGTGAGGGACGTGCCCATTGCCTGCAGCAGGCTGTCATTTTCCAGCGG TACCTTCTGAATGTGTCAGAGATGGAGACCTGGGTGGAGGAAAAGCTGCCTCTGGTGAGCAGTCGGGACTACGGCAGCAATGAGGAAGCCACCTTTGGGCTCATTAGGAAACACCAG ATGCTGCGGCAGGAGATAGCTCTTTGCTGGGGCTCCATGGAGGATCTCGAGCAGAGGTTCCAGACCCTTGCTGGATTTGAGGCCTCTGAGCGGCTGGTTGTGGTACGGGAGAAGTTGCAGGCACTACAGAAGCTGGCAGATGATCG GGGGCAGGAGCTGGAGGGGACCCTGAGACTACATGAATTCATGAGAGAAGCTGAGGACTTGCAGAGCTGGCTGGACAGCAGGAAGCAGGTGGTCAGAGGAGAGCACGGCTTTGGAGAGGACCATGAGCATGTGCTG CAACTCTGCACTGAGTTTACAAAGTTTCAGCACCAGGTTGAAACTGGTGCCCAGCGAGTGGAAACCTGCCGACAGCTGGCAGAGAGCCTACTAGAGCTTGGGCACAGCGCTGCCCACAAGTCTCACCAGAGGCAGCAGGATCTACA GGCTGCCTGGTGTGAACTGTGGCAGTTGACCCAGGCCCAAGGCCTCCTGCTCAGTGATGCCGAAACCACCCTTAGAGTCCACAGAGATCTTCTAGAAATCCTTTCCCAGATTCAG GAGAAAGCCACGAACCTCCCTAATGATGTGGCCCAGGACCTACATGGGGTAGAGAAGCAGCTCCAGAGACATGAGGGGCTGGAACGCGagctggcaggcatggagcagCAG CTGCAGGAGCTGCTGAAGGCTGGAGGCAATGTACAGAAGTTGTGTCCTCAGGCCCTCGCCACTGTGCAGCAGAAGCAACAAGCTGTGACCCAAGCCTGGGAGGCCCTCCAGCTGCGCATGGAGCAGCGCAAGGCCCAGTTGGAGCAAGCATATCTCCTGGTCCGATTCCACACAGCG GTGAGGGACTACACCTCCTGGGTGGCCAGCGTGCATCTGGAGCTGCAGATGGAGGACGACTCCTGGGAACCCAGCAGCATTTTGCTCAGGCTCAGAGCCCACCAATGGCTGTGGGCAGAACTGAAAGCCAGGGAAGAGCTGCAGGAGCAGGGCACTAAGATGGGCCAGCAGGCGCTGCTGGTGGCAAGGACACCCACTAAG GTCCAGGATGGGCTTCAAACCCTACAGGAGAAACGTGACCAGGTGTTCCAGGCCTGGGCACTCAAACAGGAGAGGTTGCAGGCCACACTTCAAGAACAGCGCCTCCTCAGACAGGGTGACCACCTGGTGAAGCTCCTCACAGCCCAGGAG GCATTCCTCAAAGCCAGCGGCCTGGGGAGCTCAGTGGAAGAAGTGGAACAGTTGATCCGAAAGCTCGTCATCTTCCAGAAAGTGCTGGCTCTCCAGGACAAGAAG GAGTCAGCGCTGTGTGAGCAGTTGAAAATGATTCCAAGCCCAAAGGGGCAGAACCTGGTTTACCACGTGCAGGAACGCCGGGCTCAAGTGAAGGAACTGGCAGAGAGCCGGGGACAGGCCCTGCGCACCTCCTTGATGATAGGCAACTTTACCAGGACGGCAACCCAG GTTGAGGACTGGATCCAGGAGCGGCTCCAGCAACTGAGAGCCTGCAGCCCTCTTGGGAACCTAAAAGATTATCTGAAACACCTGAGGAAACACCAGGCCTTCAGGGCTGAGGTCCAGGCTCATGAGCAGATCGTGACCTCTGTTGCCAAG CAAGGTGAAGGGCTCCTCAGTCAGAGCCACCCTCAGGCTAGAGAGGTCTCCCAGAGGCTGGAGGCCCTGTGGGACCTctgggagaagctgaggcaggcagtGACCCTGCAGGGCCAGGCCCTGGAGGACAGATGCAACTTTCTGGAGTTCCTGCAGAGCGCCGACCTTGCAGAGACCTGGATCCAGGAGAAG GAGAGGATGGTGGACGGCTGTGACGTTGGCCTGAACCTTGAGCACTGTCTGCAGCTGTGCAGGCAGGTCTGCAAGTTACAG GTCACAGTGGATGACACCCGCATCAGGAGAATCAAAAACTTGTCACTGCAGCTCAAGAACCAGGGCCCCGAGGAATCTGAGGCCATCTGCCAGCGACAAAACCAGCTCAACAATAG GTGGAAGACTTTCCATGGCAACCTGCTCCTGTATAAGCAGCGGCTTGAAGCagccctggagagacacagattgtCCAGTGAACTGGACAACATCATTGAGCAGATCAGGGAGAAG GAATCGCTGGCCCAGGCCCTGGAGGGCACTGAAGGTTTGGAGCGTAtatcatggagacagaaaatgcTGCAGCAGGAGATGGACCTCATCCAGACTCAGGTGGAG TCTCTTGGAGGTAGGGTCAGCCGGCTCTGCGAGGAAAATCCTGAGGCTACAGGCGGCCTCAGACATAAGCAGCAGGAAATGATGGACAGCTGGTGGAAGGTCTGGCACAAGGCCCGGAAGTG GAGGGAGTTGCTGGATGTGGGCCATGAAGTTCAGAAGCTCCAGACCATGCTGCAGGATCTGCAGGACTGGGCCCAGGGACTACAGGCTGAGATGGCCAGGCAGGCCACGCCCTGCAGCCCTGTGAGAATCCTGTACATGTTGGaagagcaccaggcacacaag GTTGAGCTGGACGTCCGAACAGACAGCCTTAATCTGGTCCGAAGCATGGGGCAGCGGCTGCTTGCATCTGGATACCCGCTGGCCTCCGGCATTCGCCAGCCCCTGGCTGCTGTAGAGCAGGAGTTGAGTGGCTTGCAGGCATCATGGCAGGGGCGGCAGCAGCAGCTACAGCAGGCCCTGGAGCAGCAG CTGTGTCTGAGCTCTGTGGAAAAGGTAGAACACTGGCTTGACAGTGAAGAGGCCTCCCTGACTTATGAGGAAGTGGCG GACCCTTTGGTCACTGTGGAGATCCTTCTGTCAAAGCACAAGAGACGTGAGCAGGGCCTGAAGGTACAGGCTGAAAAGATCAGTGCACTGGAGGCCACGGCCCATAGCCTGCACCAGGGTGGACACTCTGAGGCCCACAgtgtcctggacagatgtcaggCCCTACTCCTGAG GATGGATGCACTCACAGAGCAAGCGAGGGCCCGGGGACGCCAGCTGGAGGAGCTACAGAAGCTTCGGAAATTTTTGCAGGATTCCAGCGAG GTAGCTACATGGCTGAGGGAGAAGAACCTGGTGGCTCTGGAAGAGGGTCAGCAGGACCCAACCACGATGCAAGCACagttgcagcagcagcagaattTGCAGGCTGAGCTGGATGCCAGTGTTCACCAGCGGCAGGAGCTCCAGATG GAGGGGCAAGAGCTGCTACAAGGGGGGCACCCGGCCTCAGAGACCATCCGGGGGCAACTGGAAGAATTAGGAGGCCTCTGGGCTGAGCTGCAGACCAACTGCCAGAGGAAGATGGCCAGACTACAGGGGGCCTCCAAG GTCCTGCATCTGCAGAGGATGCTGAGGGAACTGAAGAACTGGCTGGAGCCCATGGAAGCAGAGCTGAGAGCCCCTGTCAGAAGCCAGGACCTGCCTAGAGTGGGCGAGCTCCTGGGTGCCCAGGAGGAGCTAGAAGCAGCTGTGGATAGGCAGGCCAGGCAAGTGCAGGAGCTGCAGGGCCAGGCCCAAGCCTGCTTTCAGGAAGGCCACCGCCTCGCCAAAGATGTGGAAGAGCAAGCCGGGCAGCTGCTTCAGAG GTTTCAGGGCCTTTGGGAGCCCCTACAAGAGCGCAGGGCATCCCTGGAGGCCCAAAGGCTCCTCTTACAGTTCTTTAGGGATGTTGATGAGGAAATGGCTTGGGTTCAGGAGAAGTTGCCCTCTGCCACAGCCCAAGACTACGGTCAGAGCCTGGGCACTGTGCGCCACCTGCAGGAGAAACACCAG AATTTAGAGAATGAGATCAGTAACCACAAGGCTCTGAGCCAGGTGGTGACAGGTACAGGACACAAGCTTGTACAGGCGGGACACTTTGCCGCTGAAGAGGTGGCCGCCCGGGTGCAGCAGCTGGAGGTGGCTCTAAACCacctagagacagaggcagcacGGAGGGGGAGGATGCTGCAGCAGGCCCTGGAGGCCCAGCAGACTCTGGTGGAG CTCCTGGAAGCTGGATCCTGGCTAGCTGAACGGGGCCACATTCTGGACAGCGAGGACCTGGGCCAGGATACTGAGGCCACACAGGCTCTTTTGCGGCGCCTGGAGACCACCACAAGAGACTTGGAGGGGTTCAGCAGTCGCATTGAGCAGCTACAACAAACAGTAGCCCTTCTGGAGAGTGGGCAGGGCCCAGGCAG TCCTAGGGTGCTGGCCCAGTTGCAGGCTGTGAGAGAGGCCCATGCACAGCTCTtgcagagagcagaaggcagGGGGCAAGCACTGCGTGAGCAGCTACACCTATACCAGCTAGAGCAAGAGGCCTTGCTCCTGGATGCCTGGCTGACCACCAAGCTGACTGTCGCTGAGTCCCAGGACTATGGACAGGATCTAGAAGGCATCAAG GTACTGGAAGACATGTTTGATGCTTTCAACAGAGAAGTCCAGAGCCTGGGCCAGGCCAAGATGCAGACCCTGAGGGAGCTGATGGCTTCCCTAGAAAGAGGGGCACCCAGGTTCTATCCCCAGATTCAAGCTCAGAAGTGTCGCGTCCAGGCCACTTGGGAGAGGCTGAACAAGGCAATCAAAGCCCGTACAGAG AACCTGGCAGCAGCCCGTGATCTCCGGAGCTTTGAGCAGGCCGCCTCAGAGCTCCAGGGTTGGATGCAGGAGACTACCACCCTGCTGGAAGGAGAGTTCCAAGTCCATGACCTGTCGCCTGCACAGCCcctgctgcagcagcagcagcagcaaaggcgTCTTCAG AGAGAAGTGAGGGTTATTGAAAACGAGGTGTCGAGAGTACAGACGGAGGCCCAAAGGCTCGGCCAGCACCACCCTTTGGCTCAGGGGAGCCTTGGTGAGTGGCTCACCAAGGTGCAGGGCGCCTGGGCCAACCTGGAGGCCAAAGTCCAGGAATGGAGCCAGAAACTGCTGCAGGCTACCCAGGGCCACACCTTTCTTGGGAGCTGCCGGGAATTGCT AGTGTGGgctcaggagaagcaggagctgctttcctcagagaagcaggCTGAGGATGTGGTGGGGGCCAAGCAGCTCCTTGAGCAGCATGAGGAGCTGGAGCAAGAAATCCAGGAATGCTGCCTTCAAGCCCAGAACGCACGGCAGGAAGGGCAGCGACTGCTGGACAAAGGCCATTTCATGTCCCTGGAG GTGGCAGAGTGTATGCAGGAGCTGGAAAGACACGTGCAGGAGCTTCAGGTAGCCTGGGCCCTGCGTGGACAACGCTTGGAGCAGAACTGGAGCCTGCAACAGCTGCGGCAGAGGCTGGAgctggctgaggcctggctgacCTCCTGTGAGTGCCTGCTGCTGGACCCCAGCTGTGGG cactcgGTGTTGGATGTGGAACGTCTGCTCTACAGACAAGATGGCTTGGAAAAGCTGCTGGCAGCCCACGAGGAAAAATTCACCCAGCTTCAGATGATGACAGAG GAGGCAAAGGGTGCTCATGTCATGGAGGCGTCTGTGGAACTTAACCAGCAGCCTCCCACAGAAGGGAGGCAG GCAGTCCTTTTCCTAGAAGAGTCTGAGTCCTGGCCTGGAGCCTTTTCCCTGTCTTCCCCGCAGCCCGGTACCAGCTTTTGGACCAGCAGCCATGGGATCTTGGCAAGGGGAGCCTCGAGCCTATTCTCAGATATGAGGAAAGTGGAAGTGCCAAGTGGCATTGGG GAGCTGCCTTATGCATCCCCCCTTGTACCTGAGGAAACTGAATGTGAGAGACTGGAGGACAGAAAGCAGACTTTCTTCCCAAG